One genomic region from Desulfuromonas sp. TF encodes:
- a CDS encoding ATP-binding protein: MKKDKRSLEPAELRRRAEEALREKAPARLLRAGDDPEKLLHELQVHQIELEMQNHDLRHARDEMEVALEKYTDLYDFAPVGYATLDDAGIIRGINLTGADLLGMERSLLIGRPFALFFAAESLSDFKAFLGRIMTGQGKEVCEGALAGNGKAPLIVRIEAVAGASGQEHRMAFFDITERKRIEKEVLRLHEKLERRAYELEAANLELEAFSHTVAHDLRSPLTVIGGYCQVIQELGGESLDERCRGYLRKVGQGVQRMSELIDTLLNFSRLTHSKLRPETVDLSEMARSVASELGKEHPDRLVAFRIEPGVSVQGDPKLLQVVLNNLLGNAWKYTGKKDDAVIEFGATEAAGKSRVCFVRDNGPGFDIAHVDLLFRAFERLPGSQEFQGFGLGLATVQRIVQMHGGRVWAEGEVEKGATFYFTLD; the protein is encoded by the coding sequence ATGAAAAAGGATAAGAGATCGCTTGAACCGGCCGAACTGCGGCGCCGCGCGGAAGAGGCTCTGCGCGAGAAAGCGCCTGCCCGCCTCCTGCGAGCCGGTGATGATCCGGAGAAGCTCCTGCACGAACTGCAGGTTCACCAGATCGAGCTGGAAATGCAGAACCATGACCTGCGTCACGCCCGGGACGAGATGGAGGTTGCGCTGGAGAAGTATACCGACCTGTACGATTTCGCGCCTGTCGGCTACGCCACCCTCGATGATGCCGGGATCATCCGCGGCATCAACCTGACCGGAGCCGACCTTCTGGGGATGGAGCGGTCCCTGTTGATCGGCCGCCCTTTCGCCCTTTTTTTCGCTGCCGAGAGTCTCTCCGACTTCAAGGCCTTTCTCGGGCGGATAATGACGGGGCAGGGGAAGGAAGTCTGCGAGGGGGCGTTGGCCGGCAACGGCAAGGCGCCGCTCATCGTCCGGATTGAGGCGGTGGCCGGCGCGTCAGGTCAGGAGCACCGGATGGCATTCTTTGATATCACCGAGCGCAAAAGGATCGAGAAGGAAGTCCTGAGGCTGCACGAAAAACTTGAGCGCCGCGCCTATGAACTCGAAGCCGCCAACCTGGAGCTTGAGGCTTTCAGCCATACCGTTGCCCACGACCTGCGCAGTCCCCTGACGGTGATCGGAGGCTACTGCCAGGTGATCCAGGAATTAGGCGGGGAGAGCCTGGATGAGCGGTGCAGGGGATATCTGCGCAAGGTCGGACAGGGAGTCCAGCGCATGAGCGAACTGATCGATACCCTGTTGAATTTTTCCCGTCTGACGCACAGCAAACTGCGCCCGGAGACGGTGGATCTCAGCGAAATGGCCCGGTCGGTCGCCTCTGAACTCGGTAAGGAGCACCCCGATCGCCTAGTGGCCTTCCGCATCGAACCAGGGGTGAGCGTTCAAGGCGATCCGAAACTGTTGCAGGTCGTTCTGAATAATCTTCTCGGCAACGCCTGGAAGTACACCGGCAAGAAGGACGATGCGGTTATCGAATTCGGCGCTACGGAAGCGGCGGGGAAGAGCCGCGTCTGTTTCGTCCGGGACAACGGACCGGGTTTCGACATCGCGCACGTCGACCTGCTGTTCAGGGCGTTCGAGCGGCTTCCCGGCAGCCAGGAATTCCAGGGCTTCGGTCTCGGCCTCGCGACGGTGCAGCGGATCGTCCAGATGCATGGCGGCCGGGTCTGGGCCGAGGGGGAGGTGGAGAAGGGCGCCACCTTCTACTTTACCCTGGACTGA
- a CDS encoding class I SAM-dependent methyltransferase: protein MKQGAQALSTTRYDRLFRLIQKRVADRLKHPIEIQLWGDHVYRLGKGDPTIKILVKDRQGMAALLRLDEVKICEAYMSGSLDVKGDMLGFASLRGLLSDHHPLHSLWSRIAPLFKGRVQTDRQAIAGHYDYSNEFYLSFMDPTRCYSHAVFKRDDEPLETAQRRKLNFAINACRLKPGDRVLDVGGGWGSFTEHAGRRGIQVTSLTISQQSEAFLAKLIEQQEIPCKVLNQDFWEHTSPDPYDAIVILGVMEHLPDYPAVLRHLQGLLKPGGRVYLDASAFREKYSKPTFVSRYIFPGDHAYFCLHAFLAEVAKSSLEVLEVYNDRHNYYLTCKAWAENLEAAQEDIVNCWGEMLYRRFRLYLWGSAQAFISRGMEAYRVVLEYPGINPEIGNA, encoded by the coding sequence ATGAAACAAGGTGCCCAGGCTTTATCGACAACGCGTTACGACAGACTCTTTCGGCTGATTCAAAAACGGGTCGCCGATCGGCTTAAGCACCCCATCGAGATCCAGCTCTGGGGAGATCACGTCTATCGGTTGGGGAAAGGCGACCCCACCATCAAAATCCTGGTGAAGGACCGGCAGGGGATGGCGGCACTGCTGAGACTGGATGAGGTGAAAATCTGTGAAGCCTATATGTCCGGCAGTCTGGATGTGAAGGGTGACATGCTGGGGTTCGCCAGTCTCCGCGGACTCTTGAGCGACCATCATCCCCTGCACTCTCTGTGGAGTCGCATAGCACCCTTGTTCAAAGGCCGGGTGCAGACCGACCGGCAGGCGATTGCGGGTCATTATGACTACAGCAACGAGTTTTATCTCAGCTTCATGGACCCGACCCGCTGCTATTCGCACGCCGTCTTCAAACGGGACGACGAGCCTCTGGAAACCGCCCAACGCCGCAAACTGAACTTTGCCATCAACGCCTGCCGGCTCAAGCCGGGAGACCGCGTTCTGGATGTCGGTGGCGGCTGGGGAAGCTTCACCGAGCACGCCGGACGACGCGGCATTCAGGTCACATCCCTGACGATTTCTCAACAATCCGAGGCCTTTCTGGCGAAATTGATCGAGCAGCAAGAAATCCCCTGCAAGGTACTGAACCAGGACTTTTGGGAGCACACCTCCCCTGACCCTTATGATGCGATTGTCATTCTTGGGGTGATGGAGCACCTGCCCGACTACCCGGCCGTATTGCGGCATCTTCAAGGCCTGCTAAAACCCGGCGGCCGGGTCTATCTCGATGCCAGCGCCTTCCGCGAAAAGTATTCCAAGCCCACCTTCGTCTCCCGCTACATCTTTCCGGGCGACCATGCCTACTTCTGTCTGCATGCTTTTCTGGCCGAAGTGGCCAAAAGCTCGCTGGAGGTACTGGAAGTCTATAACGATCGGCATAACTACTACCTCACCTGCAAGGCCTGGGCGGAGAATCTGGAGGCCGCGCAGGAGGATATTGTCAATTGCTGGGGAGAGATGCTCTATCGGCGGTTTCGGCTCTATCTCTGGGGTTCGGCCCAGGCTTTTATCAGCCGCGGCATGGAGGCGTACCGGGTCGTTCTGGAATATCCGGGCATTAACCCAGAGATCGGGAACGCGTAG
- a CDS encoding ATP-binding protein, with protein MKRLIETLLDFSRLTHVEIRHEKVDLSKVAQPERGVALRIAAGVVADGDPDLLPVVLDNFIGNAWKYAGSREGAVIEFGVTEVGGKPAFFVRDNGPGFDMALADKLFRPFQRLPGTNVEGHGIGLATVDRIVRRHGGRVWAESAPGKGTTFFFTLEQTVRRLP; from the coding sequence ATGAAACGGCTCATCGAAACCCTGCTCGATTTTTCGCGCCTCACTCACGTTGAAATTCGCCATGAAAAGGTTGACCTGAGCAAAGTGGCGCAGCCCGAGCGCGGGGTCGCCCTCCGGATCGCCGCAGGGGTAGTGGCCGACGGTGATCCGGACCTGTTACCGGTGGTCCTGGATAATTTTATCGGCAATGCCTGGAAGTATGCCGGCAGTCGGGAGGGTGCGGTCATTGAATTCGGCGTGACGGAGGTTGGCGGAAAGCCGGCCTTTTTTGTCCGGGACAACGGGCCGGGCTTCGACATGGCGCTGGCCGACAAGCTGTTCCGTCCTTTCCAGCGACTTCCCGGAACCAACGTCGAAGGGCATGGCATCGGCCTGGCTACGGTCGACCGGATCGTCCGGCGCCATGGCGGCCGGGTGTGGGCCGAAAGCGCCCCGGGCAAGGGAACGACTTTCTTTTTCACCCTGGAGCAAACGGTACGGAGGTTGCCATGA
- a CDS encoding ATP-binding protein, translating to MSNSETTSEALRSSRFERILEAATDGIVMLDKEGRYIYANPAAEKILGVSRESILQRTFDQTEWRLSTVRGAPLPGEETPFKRVLHEKKGVYGLKAVIERPDGEKIVISTSAAPLYDAAGQFDGMVGVFTDVTELHELQEQNTAFHHTIAHDLRTPLTTVIGHAEMLKEAFRKGGVEGTVWENVEAILEGAGKMESMIHDLVDSARIEGGHVPLEKKPLALEDFIWSLLRSFEETLDPNRVATRIPQGLPPLMADPERLERILINLLSNALKFSPLDRKVILQARQTDGEIMISVIDQGVGIAPEDCSRLFKRFFQVSGRQPSGGVGLGLYISRLLVEAHGGRIWVVSKLGEGSTFYFTLPTK from the coding sequence ATGTCGAATTCTGAAACGACCAGCGAGGCACTCCGTTCCAGCAGATTCGAAAGGATTCTGGAAGCGGCCACCGACGGAATTGTCATGTTGGACAAGGAGGGGAGGTATATCTACGCCAATCCCGCGGCCGAGAAAATCCTGGGCGTATCCCGGGAGTCGATCCTCCAGCGAACGTTCGACCAGACTGAATGGAGGCTCTCCACCGTGAGGGGCGCACCCCTTCCCGGTGAGGAAACCCCGTTCAAGCGGGTTCTGCATGAGAAAAAGGGGGTATATGGCCTGAAGGCGGTCATCGAGCGGCCTGATGGAGAGAAAATCGTGATTTCCACCAGTGCGGCGCCTTTGTACGATGCGGCGGGGCAATTCGACGGGATGGTGGGAGTATTCACTGATGTTACCGAACTGCATGAACTGCAGGAGCAAAATACAGCCTTTCACCATACCATCGCCCACGACCTTCGTACCCCGCTTACAACGGTAATCGGACATGCAGAAATGCTGAAGGAAGCCTTTCGAAAAGGCGGCGTCGAGGGTACCGTCTGGGAGAATGTGGAAGCGATCCTGGAGGGGGCCGGGAAAATGGAGAGCATGATCCATGATCTGGTGGATAGCGCCCGCATAGAAGGCGGTCATGTTCCCCTGGAGAAAAAACCGCTCGCCTTGGAAGACTTCATTTGGTCTCTTCTCCGGAGTTTCGAGGAGACCTTGGACCCGAACCGTGTGGCAACCCGGATCCCCCAGGGTCTGCCTCCCCTGATGGCAGATCCTGAGCGCCTGGAGCGCATACTGATAAACCTTCTCAGCAACGCCCTCAAATTTTCACCGCTCGATCGCAAGGTGATTCTCCAGGCTCGCCAGACGGATGGCGAGATCATGATCTCCGTCATCGACCAGGGAGTGGGAATCGCTCCCGAAGACTGTTCACGCCTTTTCAAGCGATTCTTTCAAGTCAGTGGACGCCAGCCTTCCGGAGGGGTCGGCCTGGGCCTGTATATCTCCCGGTTGCTGGTGGAGGCGCATGGCGGACGGATATGGGTGGTGAGCAAGTTGGGCGAGGGGAGCACGTTCTATTTCACCTTGCCGACGAAATGA
- a CDS encoding TrkH family potassium uptake protein — translation MAKQATELRYAVRFRVVFKYFGQLCLVLAVLTMVPLVMSLIFGERTITLRYAVVVCGLASLGWGTSRLRAPSRVQANEGMVLVGIMFLFTPLVMCYPMMSSGLSFPDALFEAVSAVTTTGLSTKATLVGAPKTFLFARAWMQWYGGLGIVVLSLALVMEPGLLAKGLAVAEAESDDLAGGTRAYARSVLKVYGILTALGVIGSLAVGVGFFDSLLYTFAAVSTGGFAPHDDSLGSLGWLAQGWITLLCLAGAVPLLFYHQRFKKQRRVAVGNLQPKAVVIACVVASLAVGASMRLSGGMAWPQVLHHAPLLAFSAQTTAGFASLPCAHLDAGSKLILIFSMLAGGGMGSTAGGFKLLRLLMAVSVFRVILLRTCLPKHAVIEPRLAGRRLHDDELRAALLLILLFVVVASLSWLPFVAMGYGPLDSLFEVGSALGTAGLSVGVASAGLPALLKGILCVDMLMGRLEIIAWLVMLYPGTWFGRRMEDT, via the coding sequence GTGGCTAAACAGGCAACCGAACTTCGCTACGCGGTCCGTTTTCGCGTGGTCTTCAAGTATTTCGGACAACTGTGTCTGGTCCTCGCCGTCCTGACCATGGTGCCTCTGGTGATGTCGCTGATTTTCGGCGAGAGGACCATCACGCTGAGATATGCCGTGGTGGTCTGTGGACTCGCAAGCCTGGGTTGGGGAACGTCCCGGCTGCGGGCGCCTTCCCGCGTGCAGGCCAACGAGGGGATGGTGCTGGTGGGCATCATGTTTCTCTTTACTCCGCTCGTCATGTGCTATCCGATGATGAGTTCGGGACTGAGCTTCCCGGATGCTCTCTTCGAAGCCGTCTCCGCGGTGACCACCACGGGCCTGAGCACCAAGGCGACGCTCGTCGGCGCTCCGAAGACCTTTCTTTTTGCGCGCGCCTGGATGCAGTGGTACGGAGGGCTGGGCATTGTCGTCCTCTCCCTGGCGCTTGTCATGGAGCCGGGACTGCTGGCAAAGGGCCTGGCCGTCGCCGAAGCGGAAAGCGACGATCTGGCTGGCGGCACGCGGGCTTATGCCCGGAGCGTCCTGAAAGTCTACGGCATCCTGACCGCCCTGGGCGTCATCGGTTCATTGGCGGTGGGCGTCGGGTTTTTCGATTCCCTGCTGTATACCTTTGCGGCAGTCTCGACCGGGGGCTTCGCCCCCCATGACGACAGCCTCGGGAGCCTGGGCTGGCTCGCGCAGGGGTGGATCACGCTGCTTTGCCTCGCGGGCGCGGTCCCGCTGCTGTTCTATCATCAAAGGTTCAAGAAGCAGCGGCGCGTTGCCGTGGGCAATCTGCAACCCAAGGCCGTCGTCATCGCGTGCGTGGTCGCTTCCCTCGCGGTGGGCGCCTCCATGCGGCTGAGTGGCGGGATGGCTTGGCCGCAAGTCCTCCATCACGCCCCCCTGCTGGCCTTTTCCGCGCAGACCACCGCGGGTTTTGCTTCGCTGCCCTGTGCGCATCTCGATGCCGGCTCGAAACTCATCCTGATCTTCTCGATGCTCGCGGGCGGCGGCATGGGATCAACTGCCGGCGGATTCAAACTACTGCGGCTGTTGATGGCCGTAAGCGTGTTCCGGGTGATCCTCCTGCGAACCTGCCTGCCGAAACATGCCGTCATCGAGCCTCGGCTGGCAGGCCGCCGGCTGCACGATGACGAGCTCCGCGCGGCCCTGCTGCTCATCCTGTTGTTCGTCGTCGTCGCATCCTTGTCCTGGCTGCCGTTTGTCGCCATGGGATATGGCCCGCTCGACTCCTTGTTTGAAGTGGGGTCGGCACTGGGGACGGCGGGCCTTTCAGTGGGGGTGGCGAGCGCAGGTTTGCCCGCACTGCTCAAGGGGATCTTATGCGTCGACATGCTGATGGGCAGGCTTGAAATCATCGCCTGGCTGGTGATGCTTTATCCCGGGACCTGGTTCGGCCGGAGAATGGAGGACACATGA
- a CDS encoding TrkA family potassium uptake protein — protein sequence MRTVFIGAGKVSIGTAKALIKKGHEVVIIETDKARIEELSEEMDCSFLQGDGSQPNILREVNPAQTDILYCLADSDQANVIASLVGRSLGFKRIVTSIGDPQFEGICRELGLEDTIIPSRTISRYLEDMVGGTENVDLSAVIKDEARFFTFTAGQEDAVPIKELKLPAEARAVCYYREGRFALADEEAKLLEDDEVVVLTHSKNMASLQERWLPKPEQEKSNDSVAIKDK from the coding sequence ATGAGAACGGTTTTTATCGGCGCCGGAAAGGTGAGTATCGGAACCGCCAAGGCACTCATCAAAAAAGGTCACGAAGTGGTCATCATCGAGACCGACAAGGCCAGGATCGAAGAATTGTCCGAAGAGATGGACTGCAGCTTCCTGCAGGGCGATGGCAGCCAGCCGAACATCCTGCGCGAAGTCAATCCGGCCCAGACCGATATCCTCTATTGCCTTGCCGACAGCGACCAGGCCAACGTCATTGCCAGTCTCGTCGGCCGTTCCCTCGGTTTCAAGCGGATCGTGACAAGCATCGGTGATCCGCAGTTCGAGGGCATCTGCCGTGAGCTGGGGCTGGAGGACACGATCATCCCCTCCCGCACCATCAGCCGTTACCTGGAGGACATGGTCGGGGGCACGGAAAACGTGGATCTTTCCGCTGTCATCAAGGACGAGGCCAGGTTTTTCACCTTCACCGCCGGACAAGAAGACGCGGTCCCGATCAAAGAGCTGAAGCTGCCCGCCGAGGCCCGTGCCGTCTGCTACTACCGTGAGGGCCGGTTCGCGCTCGCCGACGAGGAGGCGAAACTGTTAGAAGACGATGAGGTCGTGGTACTCACGCACAGCAAGAATATGGCCTCTTTGCAGGAGCGTTGGCTGCCGAAGCCGGAGCAAGAAAAGTCGAATGATTCGGTTGCCATAAAAGACAAGTAA
- a CDS encoding putative quinol monooxygenase: MEPMVDVTIRMSVPSDKRMEVLQTIKSLLDPIRSEQGCLSCYCCVDSEAENILVFKQEWKTNEDLAAHLRSDHFSILLGAMKLLSTEPEVRFNTIASTAGEEAITAVRTPMKPGSMTARGQKKL; this comes from the coding sequence ATGGAGCCCATGGTTGACGTTACGATCAGGATGTCGGTGCCTTCTGACAAGCGCATGGAAGTTTTACAGACCATCAAGTCCCTGCTCGATCCGATTCGGAGCGAGCAGGGGTGCCTGAGCTGCTATTGCTGTGTGGATTCGGAGGCGGAAAACATCCTTGTCTTCAAGCAGGAGTGGAAAACCAATGAAGACCTGGCCGCCCATCTCAGGTCCGACCACTTCAGTATCCTGCTCGGAGCGATGAAACTGCTCAGCACCGAACCGGAGGTCAGGTTCAACACCATTGCCTCCACGGCGGGAGAAGAGGCAATAACAGCCGTACGGACGCCGATGAAACCCGGCTCGATGACCGCCAGAGGACAAAAAAAGCTATAA
- a CDS encoding CsbD family protein — translation MKSSIKDKAEGTFHEVKGKLKETAGKLSHNEKLKAEGTTEKVAGKAQRKIGQTKKVFGK, via the coding sequence ATGAAATCCAGCATAAAGGATAAAGCGGAAGGAACCTTCCACGAAGTGAAAGGCAAGCTCAAAGAGACCGCCGGAAAACTGAGTCACAACGAGAAGCTTAAGGCCGAAGGGACCACCGAAAAGGTCGCCGGCAAAGCGCAGAGAAAGATCGGCCAGACCAAGAAGGTTTTTGGGAAGTAG
- a CDS encoding helix-hairpin-helix domain-containing protein has protein sequence MKKQTKELQKLKGIGEVLSRRLLEASYDTIAKVAAAEEKGLARIEGMNPKKVRSIVTQARKMTGEAEKSRHTWLEERHIR, from the coding sequence ATGAAAAAACAAACGAAAGAGTTGCAAAAACTAAAAGGGATAGGGGAAGTCCTGTCCCGGCGTCTGCTAGAAGCAAGCTATGACACGATTGCGAAGGTCGCTGCCGCAGAAGAAAAAGGGTTAGCGAGAATAGAAGGTATGAATCCCAAAAAGGTACGGTCTATCGTCACTCAGGCCAGGAAGATGACGGGGGAGGCCGAGAAAAGTCGACATACCTGGCTGGAGGAAAGGCATATCAGGTAA